The following coding sequences are from one Vicugna pacos chromosome 19, VicPac4, whole genome shotgun sequence window:
- the ZFP64 gene encoding zinc finger protein 64 isoform X4: protein MSRRKQANPQHFSSEEPQPERQEFAEAAPEVVGEPAAELDNEVPKPPCPSTDSGDVQKAPVTALPSESKEQTATLGERTFNCCYPGCHFKTVHGMKDLDRHLRIHTGDKPHKCEFCDKCFSRKDNLTMHMRCHTSVKPHKCHLCDYAAVDSSSLKKHLRIHSDERPYKCQLCPYASRNSSQLTVHLRSHTGDTPFQCWLCSAKFKISSDLKRHMIVHSGEKPFKCEFCDVRCTMKANLKSHIRIKHTFKCLHCAFQGRDRADLLEHSRLHQADHPEKCPECSYSCSSAAALRVHSRVHCKDRPFKCDFCSFDTKRPSSLAKHIDKVHRDEAKTENRAPPGREGPRESSAQHVAKIVTQRAFRCETCGASFVRDDSLRCHKKQHSDHNESKNSDLVTFPPESSVSGQLGTLVSVGQLETSLEPSQCL from the exons ATGTCGCGGCGCAAGCAGGCCAATCCCCAGCACTTCAGCTCCGAGGAGCCGCAGCCTGAACGCCAGGAGTTCGCCGAGGCGGCCCCGGAGGTGGTGGGGGAGCCGG CTGCAGAACTAGATAACGAGGTTCCAAAGCCACCTTGTCCCTCCACCGACAGCGGTGACGTCCAGAAAGCCCCTGTAACTGCTCTTCCTTCAGAGTCAAAGGAACAAACAGCCACCCTTGGGGAGAGGACGTTCAACTGTTGCTATCCAG GTTGCCATTTCAAAACTGTTCACGGCATGAAAGATTTAGACCGCCATCTACGAATCCACACGG GGGACAAACCACACAAGTGTGAGTTCTGTGATAAGTGCTTCAGTCGCAAGGACAACCTGACCATGCACATGCGGTGCCACACCAGTGTGAAGCCCCACAAGTGTCACCTGTGTGACTATGCTGCCGTGGACAGCAGCAGCCTCAAGAAGCACCTGCGGATACACTCCGACGAGCGGCCGTACAAATGCCAGCTCTGCCCCTACGCCAGCCGCAACTCCAGCCAGCTCACCGTCCACCTCCGATCCCACACAG GGGACACCCCCTTCCAGTGCTGGCTCTGTAGCGCCAAGTTCAAAATCAGCTCGGACTTGAAAAGGCACATGATCGTGCACTCGGGGGAGAAGCCTTTCAAGTGCGAGTTCTGTGACGTCCGCTGCACCATGAAGGCCAACCTCAAGTCGCACATCCGCATCAAGCACACCTTCAAGTGCCTGCACTGCGCCTTTCAGGGCCGGGACCGCGCTGACCTCCTGGAGCACAGCCGGCTGCACCAGGCCGACCACCCCGAGAAGTGTCCCGAGTGCAGCTACTCCTGCTCCAGCGCGGCTGCCCTGCGTGTGCACAGCCGGGTCCACTGCAAGGACCGCCCCTTCAAGTGCGACTTCTGCAGCTTCGACACCAAGCGGCCCAGCAGCCTGGCCAAGCACATCGACAAGGTGCACAGGGACGAGGCCAAAACGGAGAACCGGGCCCCGCCGGGCAGGGAAGGGCCCCGGGAGAGCAGCGCACAGCACGTGGCCAAGATCGTGACCCAGAGGGCCTTCCGCTGCGAGACCTGCGGCGCCTCCTTCGTCAGGGACGACTCTCTGCGGTGCCACAAGAAGCAGCACAGTGACCACAATGAGAGCAAGAACTCGGATTTGGTCACCTTCCCGCCCGAAAGCAGTGTCTCAGGGCAGCTGGGCACCCTGGTCTCCGTCGGGCAGCTCGAGACGTCCCTGGAGCCCAGCCAGTGCCTCTAG